Proteins from a single region of Streptomyces spectabilis:
- a CDS encoding amino acid ABC transporter permease, which produces MTSAAPPSPKAAALPAGDAGPRAAAEPKVVPARHYWRWAAGAAVLVLAAQFAHGLVTNPAWEWEVFFRYLTADSVLRAVWVTLQLTVYGTALGFALGLVVALMRLSRSPLLSGAAWLYVWAFRSIPLIVQLLFWFNLAYLYEELGIGVPFGPVVWSFGTMHLVGAMSAAVIGLALHQAAYAAEILRGGFLAVEPGQLEAAAALGIPRHRQLRRIVLPQAMRSVLPNAANEIVSLFKGTSIVSVMAIGELFYQVQVIYGRNGRVVPLLMVATVWYIVLTTLLSVVQYYVERHFARGADRTPPPTPLQRARAFARAFKASSHHLTPLWEKR; this is translated from the coding sequence ATGACGTCCGCCGCCCCGCCCTCCCCGAAGGCCGCCGCGCTCCCGGCGGGCGACGCCGGGCCCCGGGCCGCCGCCGAGCCGAAGGTCGTCCCGGCCCGGCACTACTGGCGCTGGGCCGCGGGAGCCGCGGTGCTCGTCCTGGCCGCCCAGTTCGCGCACGGGCTCGTCACCAACCCGGCCTGGGAGTGGGAGGTCTTCTTCCGCTATCTGACCGCCGACAGCGTGCTGCGAGCGGTCTGGGTGACCCTCCAGCTGACCGTGTACGGCACGGCGCTGGGCTTCGCCCTCGGTCTGGTCGTCGCCCTGATGCGCCTCTCGCGCAGCCCGCTGCTCTCCGGTGCGGCCTGGCTGTACGTCTGGGCGTTCCGCTCCATCCCGCTGATCGTGCAGCTGCTGTTCTGGTTCAACCTGGCCTATCTGTACGAGGAGTTGGGCATCGGCGTCCCGTTCGGGCCCGTGGTGTGGAGCTTCGGCACCATGCACCTGGTCGGGGCGATGTCGGCGGCCGTCATCGGGCTCGCGCTGCACCAGGCCGCGTACGCCGCCGAGATCCTGCGCGGCGGCTTCCTCGCCGTCGAGCCGGGCCAGTTGGAGGCGGCCGCCGCGCTCGGCATCCCCCGGCACCGGCAGCTGCGCCGGATCGTGCTGCCCCAGGCGATGCGCTCGGTCCTGCCGAACGCCGCGAACGAGATCGTCTCGCTGTTCAAGGGCACCTCCATCGTCTCGGTGATGGCGATCGGGGAGCTGTTCTACCAAGTGCAGGTGATCTACGGCCGCAACGGCCGGGTGGTGCCGCTGCTGATGGTCGCCACGGTCTGGTACATCGTCCTGACCACGCTCCTTTCCGTCGTCCAGTACTACGTGGAGCGGCACTTCGCGCGCGGCGCGGACCGCACTCCCCCGCCGACGCCGCTCCAGCGCGCCCGTGCCTTCGCGCGCGCCTTCAAGGCCTCCTCTCACCATCTGACACCCCTCTGGGAGAAGCGATGA
- a CDS encoding amino acid ABC transporter ATP-binding protein, which yields MSTAPVMVDVRGVHKSFGAHEVLRGIDLQVRAGEVTVVIGPSGSGKSTLLRAINHLEKLSRGSVSIDGELVGYRRRGDKLYELKEREILRQRTRIGFVFQNFNLFPHLTVLENITEAPVSALRRPSAEAKGRARALLDRVGLADKADAYPRQLSGGQQQRVAIARALALDPQVLLFDEPTSALDPELVGEVLDVIKDVARAGTTMIVVTHEIGFAREVADTVVFMDDGVVVEQGPPQDVLDRPRHERTRAFLSKVL from the coding sequence ATGAGCACCGCCCCCGTGATGGTCGACGTCCGCGGCGTCCACAAGAGCTTCGGCGCGCACGAGGTGCTGCGCGGCATCGACCTCCAGGTGCGCGCCGGTGAGGTCACCGTGGTCATCGGCCCCTCCGGCTCCGGCAAGTCCACGCTCCTGCGCGCCATCAACCACCTGGAGAAGCTCAGCCGGGGCTCGGTCAGCATCGACGGCGAGCTGGTCGGCTACCGGCGGCGCGGCGACAAGCTGTACGAGCTCAAGGAGCGGGAGATCCTGCGCCAGCGCACCCGGATCGGCTTCGTCTTCCAGAACTTCAACCTCTTCCCGCATCTGACGGTCCTGGAGAACATCACCGAGGCGCCCGTCTCGGCGCTGCGCCGCCCGAGCGCGGAGGCGAAGGGCCGGGCGCGGGCCCTGCTCGACCGGGTGGGGCTCGCCGACAAGGCCGACGCCTACCCCCGGCAGCTCTCCGGCGGCCAGCAGCAGCGCGTGGCCATCGCCCGCGCGCTGGCCCTCGACCCGCAGGTGCTGCTCTTCGACGAGCCGACGTCCGCGCTCGACCCGGAGCTGGTCGGGGAGGTGCTCGACGTCATCAAGGACGTGGCCCGGGCCGGTACGACGATGATCGTCGTCACGCACGAGATCGGTTTCGCCCGTGAGGTCGCCGACACCGTGGTCTTCATGGACGACGGCGTGGTCGTCGAGCAGGGGCCGCCCCAGGACGTCCTCGACCGCCCGCGGCACGAGCGCACGCGGGCGTTCCTCTCCAAGGTCCTGTAG
- a CDS encoding ABC transporter substrate-binding protein, giving the protein MPAPVTRRATLAFALASALALTATACGASADEETGPGGPAKPGAKGARIDLSPDQKRVRAEKVDAIARLVPERVRSRGTLEVVASAGSVPPLTFYATDDKTVIGVETDIAQLVADVLGLKVRPHAVDWANIFVGLDSGKYDVGFSNITVTEERKEKYDFATYRLDTIAFEARKNRGWRVRGPKDVAGRVIGVSSGTNQEKLLVDWSEQNVKAGRKATDIKYFQNTSDYYLALGSGRIDAYLGPHPVAAHHAASTGRSEVIGTFSGAGDRLQGKIAATTKKDNGLIEALHKALQHLVDDGSYRKVLAHWGLADEAVRTSELNPKGLPRTA; this is encoded by the coding sequence ATGCCCGCGCCCGTCACCCGCCGTGCCACGCTCGCCTTCGCGCTCGCCTCCGCCCTGGCCCTCACCGCCACCGCCTGCGGCGCCTCCGCCGACGAGGAGACGGGCCCGGGCGGCCCCGCGAAGCCGGGCGCCAAGGGCGCGAGGATCGATCTGAGTCCCGACCAGAAGCGCGTCAGAGCCGAGAAGGTCGACGCGATCGCCCGCCTCGTGCCGGAGCGCGTCCGCTCGCGCGGCACCCTCGAAGTGGTCGCCTCCGCGGGTTCCGTGCCGCCGCTGACGTTCTACGCCACCGACGACAAGACGGTCATCGGCGTGGAGACCGACATCGCCCAGCTGGTCGCCGACGTGCTCGGCCTGAAGGTGCGCCCGCACGCGGTCGACTGGGCGAACATCTTCGTCGGCCTGGACAGCGGCAAGTACGACGTCGGCTTCAGCAACATCACCGTCACCGAGGAGCGCAAGGAGAAGTACGACTTCGCCACCTACCGCCTGGACACCATCGCCTTCGAGGCGAGGAAGAACCGCGGGTGGAGGGTCAGGGGCCCCAAGGACGTGGCGGGCCGCGTCATCGGGGTCTCCTCCGGCACCAACCAGGAGAAGCTGCTCGTCGACTGGAGCGAGCAGAACGTGAAGGCGGGCCGGAAGGCCACCGACATCAAGTACTTCCAGAACACCAGCGACTACTACCTGGCGCTCGGCTCCGGCCGCATCGACGCCTACCTCGGCCCCCACCCGGTCGCCGCCCACCACGCGGCGAGCACCGGCAGGTCCGAGGTCATCGGCACCTTCTCGGGCGCGGGCGACCGGCTCCAGGGCAAGATCGCCGCCACCACGAAGAAGGACAACGGCCTCATCGAGGCCCTGCACAAGGCGCTCCAGCACCTCGTCGACGACGGCTCCTACCGCAAGGTGCTCGCCCACTGGGGGCTCGCCGACGAGGCCGTGCGCACCTCGGAGCTCAATCCGAAGGGGCTGCCCAGGACCGCTTGA
- a CDS encoding nuclear transport factor 2 family protein has translation MTARPPLPPFDEETARQKVQAAEDAWNTRDPERVALAYTEDSVWRNRDRFVSGRAEIVEFLRDKWSREREYALRKELWDFHGNRIAVRFQYESRDASGQWWRAYGNELWEFTDEGLMARREASINDVPITAAERRIFGPRGEGERGAPLPVE, from the coding sequence ATGACGGCACGCCCGCCCCTCCCGCCGTTCGACGAGGAGACGGCCCGGCAGAAGGTCCAGGCCGCCGAGGACGCGTGGAACACCCGCGACCCCGAGCGCGTCGCGCTCGCCTACACCGAGGACTCGGTCTGGCGGAACCGGGACCGGTTCGTCAGCGGCCGCGCCGAGATCGTGGAGTTCCTGCGGGACAAGTGGTCCCGGGAGCGGGAGTACGCGCTGCGCAAGGAGCTGTGGGACTTCCACGGCAACCGCATCGCGGTGCGCTTCCAGTACGAGTCCCGGGACGCGAGCGGCCAGTGGTGGCGCGCCTACGGCAACGAGCTGTGGGAGTTCACCGACGAGGGCCTGATGGCCCGCCGCGAGGCCAGCATCAACGACGTGCCGATCACTGCGGCGGAGCGCCGCATCTTCGGCCCCCGGGGAGAGGGGGAGCGCGGCGCCCCGCTGCCCGTCGAGTAG
- a CDS encoding TetR/AcrR family transcriptional regulator, translating into MDNTVAREQALDAAEGLFYQRGVQTVGMDDIRAASGVSLKRLYQLFPSKERLVEAYLERRDTRWRRLLAEHVERHEDPERRLLAVFDRLGEWFAEPGFRGCAWINSYGELGATSEPVACQVRLHKGAFKEYVASLVAAAGLPGELAEQLFLLAEGAMVTAGIDRAPGPAAHAARAAEVLIAAAR; encoded by the coding sequence ATGGACAACACCGTCGCCAGGGAACAAGCGCTGGACGCGGCCGAGGGGCTCTTCTACCAGCGCGGCGTCCAGACCGTCGGCATGGACGACATCCGCGCCGCGTCGGGCGTCTCGCTGAAGCGCCTCTACCAGCTCTTCCCCTCCAAGGAGCGGCTCGTCGAGGCCTATCTGGAGCGACGGGACACGCGCTGGCGGCGGCTGCTCGCCGAGCACGTCGAGCGGCACGAGGACCCCGAGCGGCGCCTGCTCGCGGTGTTCGACCGGCTGGGCGAGTGGTTCGCCGAGCCCGGCTTCCGCGGCTGCGCCTGGATCAACTCGTACGGGGAGCTCGGCGCCACGTCCGAGCCGGTGGCCTGCCAAGTGCGCCTGCACAAGGGGGCGTTCAAGGAGTACGTGGCCTCGCTCGTGGCGGCCGCCGGGCTGCCCGGCGAGCTGGCCGAGCAGCTCTTCCTGCTCGCCGAGGGCGCGATGGTGACCGCCGGGATCGACCGCGCCCCCGGCCCCGCCGCCCACGCGGCCCGCGCGGCCGAGGTGCTGATCGCCGCCGCGCGCTGA